A stretch of DNA from Lycium ferocissimum isolate CSIRO_LF1 chromosome 4, AGI_CSIRO_Lferr_CH_V1, whole genome shotgun sequence:
TGATTTGTGCTACtatctgttgtttcttgtatttcaattatcttaTTTACCTGTGGTAGCTACTACTCCTTTTTTCAGACTGTTTTATTATGGCTTTTTtgcttttgttattttcattttcatactacTTTGAATTGTTTGTCCTTATCTGACCTTTCTTgccatgttttctcttgagccgagggtctttcggaaacaacatCCTTGCCTTCTAAGgtaagggtaaggtctgcgtacactttacgcTCCTCAGATCCCACGTTATGAGATTTCATtgagtatgttgatgttgttgtggtagATCATGACATTAGTGATGGCATAATATAAGTTACACCAAAAATaacgataattttttttattaattcatACGCATTAAAATAATActctttaatattataattttaatacgAAAATACACACGCGAAAACATTATGTATTAACTAAATCAAGATATTTTAAAATCTGCCAAGCCAAACAGATGAGACGTATAAAAGCGAACTATCCGGTTCGGTGGCATTCTTCTATtgaataaaatataaaacagCCAACTAGTGGCattcttatatgtatatatcacaCTCAATGCATTGTTTCAATTTTTACTCGTAATATCCGTCATCTCTATCCTTTCCAACGCACACATTTCAACGCAACACGATAATTTCCCTTTCATCACACTATGTGCACGTTAGAAAAGTCCGGCAACATCTTCTATCTTACACTTACCGGCGACGATGAACACCGTTTAAACCCTACTCTAATCGCCACCCTCCGTTCATCActttcccaaatcaaatccCAAGCCGTTAACGGCTCCGTTTTAATCACAAAAGCAAACGGCAAATTCTTCTCTAACGGCTTTGATCTAAAATACGCacaagctggcggctcaccacAAGCCGCCAAAGATCGCTTACTCAACATGGTCGATTTAATGAAGCCGTTGGTCTCCGATTTCATGTCCCTACCAATTCCGACAATCGCCGCCGTTACCGGCCACGCTGCGGCGGCGGGGCTGATGTTAGCCATGTCTCATGATTACGTCACCATGAGATCGGATAAAGGTATTattgtagtagtagtagtagtagtgtTTTCAAAACTTTGATGTCAAATTCTCATGTAAATAAATAGACGAGTGTCTACAacaaagcattttttttttctattcttcTCCTAGTATAACTTGCTGGTATTATTTAGTATCTCTTTTGTGTTATTCTCCTAGTATAATTTGTTGgtattatttagtattttgttgATTCCTGTATTCTATAATTAAGTTGTAAAGATATGTTTGTTTAATCCTGAGGAAAATTTGACACGGCTGAAATAGTTACTTAGCAGAATGTCTAACATATTACTCCGTCAGTATAAAAAAGAGTATCCACCTAATCATGTGCACACCGCTTATCGAAAATACTAACTCATAggcaaaaataattcatttgaTAAAATCGCTCcgattaaataggtattgagatttgatcacatagcacTTAATAGGGGTAAAcctgaaaaaataagattaattccaAGAAAGATAAAGCTAAGTGGATAATCTTTTTGATCAGGAGGGCGTATCGTTGTAATAGTTTAGTTTTTCTAgtacttttattttaatttatcacTGCTATTTTGCTAAATAAATTTTACCTGGGTTTCTCAACAGGTGTGGTGTATATGAGTGAATTGGATATAGGCATGACATTGCCTGACTATTTTATGGCATTGATAAGGGGGAAAGTTGGATCAGCTGGTGCGAGGAGGAGTTTGGTGTTGAAAGCAGCGAAGATAAGGGCGGAGGAAGCGGTGAAGATGGGAATTGTGGATATGGCGGAGCCTACGGCAGAGGCGGCGGTGGAAGCGGCGGTTAAATTGGCGGAGGAGTTGGGGAAGAAGAAGTGGAATGGGAAAGCGTATGCTGAGATTAGGAAATCTTTGGTACCGGAATTGTGTGGGATTTTAGGGTTGAAAGAAACTGTTGTCATGCCTTCACGTCTCTGAGATCATTCTCTTCTTTTTGCCAACTTAGAATTTGGTGTTTTCTATTTCTCCTCCTTACAACAAatattgatgataataataataataatagtaatattttctctgttttaatttgtttgtatgGATTTGACTTAGCATGAAGTTTAAGATGGTAGAGAAGACttgaaaatgaaatttcttatcctcttataatttaaataaaaaaataatttttttagattTCTTATAAAAAgatcttaaaattaaaaaaaaaaattataaatggCCAATAGATCATTTCTCACCTTATGAATATTGTGGTTGTTAATTAGAGGTATGCTGAATGtgccaaaatattttttaattttgtgattttaaatgATGCTAATCATgtgaaaattgaaattaaagtgttctccaaaaaaaggaaaagggaaaaggaaaagacTTTTAAGCGTAAAACAAACAAATCAACATGGATGAAGTGATAATTGCGCCTGTTTTTAAAACTTTGGACTTATGCGGTGGCATTCTGTCTAAAAATTAATTGtcaatttcaaagattttacgTCTATCTGTTCCTAATAGTATATCACTGTCAGTACATACACAGCTTAATTCCTTTTTTCCGAATACAGACATGCGGAGTGGTCCAATAAGATAAACCGGTTATAAATAGAGCAAAATAAAATGTTTATATCGCAACATTAATTGGTTACGGAAGAATGGAATTGTCACAAACACTAAATTGGAACGAAAATTATTGGATTATGACTCCGCTCGTAGTGGAAGAAAAAAAGCGTATTGGTTGATGCTTCtcgatgaagaagaa
This window harbors:
- the LOC132051775 gene encoding enoyl-CoA delta isomerase 2, peroxisomal-like; this encodes MCTLEKSGNIFYLTLTGDDEHRLNPTLIATLRSSLSQIKSQAVNGSVLITKANGKFFSNGFDLKYAQAGGSPQAAKDRLLNMVDLMKPLVSDFMSLPIPTIAAVTGHAAAAGLMLAMSHDYVTMRSDKGVVYMSELDIGMTLPDYFMALIRGKVGSAGARRSLVLKAAKIRAEEAVKMGIVDMAEPTAEAAVEAAVKLAEELGKKKWNGKAYAEIRKSLVPELCGILGLKETVVMPSRL